Proteins encoded in a region of the Elaeis guineensis isolate ETL-2024a chromosome 7, EG11, whole genome shotgun sequence genome:
- the LOC105032217 gene encoding uncharacterized protein, whose amino-acid sequence MLPRLTTMRLLVPLLLFFHLSKLSFSLNQEGIYLLDAKRGLEDPGNILANWNPRDDTPCKWTGVSCSPPRSPSSDRIVTSIDLSGNGLVGPFPAVLCRLPYLANLSLSNNYINSSLPESALLPCPSLSHLDLSENNLVGPLPGALAALPALLYLDLSGNNFSGRIPPSFAAFPRLQRLFLYNNLLTSTIPSFLSNVSTLRELDLAYNPFTPGPVPAELAKLGSLELLWLAGCNLIGEIPPELGRLAKLTNFDLSTNSLSGPIPASLTQLSSVVQIELYGNSLSGPIPSGFSKLANLRRIDASTNQLEGPLPEDIFDAPLLDNVHFSQNHLTGSIPAGVSRASNLSDLKLFQNRLNGSLPADFGKYSPLVSLDLSDNLLSGGIPASICDGGVLQELLLIDNFFTGSLPRGIGQCQTLARLRLANNRLSGEVPAGMWGLPHISFLELKGNSFSGGISPVISSAANLSNLVISDNQFSGSIPSEIGSLSKLYELSAGNNRLSGPLPSSLGNLTLLGRLVLCNNSLSGELLRGIESWKRLTELNLSYNGFTGGIPPELGDLPVLNYLDLSNNILIGEIPVQLQNLNLNKFNVSNNQLSGSLPPLFASQVYRNSFLGNPGLCDDLPGLCPVTPGGRKDRHLFVWLLRSIFILAALVFIGGVAWFYWRYRSFKRFKLGIDKSKWTLTSFHKLGFNEDEILDCLDEDNVIGKGASGKVYKVVLSNGEAVAVKKLWGTSKKGGENEDQMVDDLFEAEVATLGKIRHKNIVKLWCCCTHKDRKLLVYEYMPNGSLGDLLHSSKGGLLDWPTRYKIALDAAEGLSYLHHDCVPPIVHRDVKSNNILLDGEFGARVADFGVAKAVEAIGKGSKSMSGIAGSCGYIAPEYAYTLRVNEKSDIYSFGVVILELVTGRRPVAPEFGEKDLVKWVCSTVDQKGVDHVIDPKLDMCSKEEIEKVLKIGLLCTSPLPINRPSMRRVVKMLQEVRADKPKPEKRHGKLSPYYHDDASSDPGSII is encoded by the exons ATGCTGCCAAGACTGACCACCATGCGACTTTTAGTGCCGTTGCTTCTCTTCTTCCACCTCTCcaagctctctttctctctcaatcaAGAAGGCATCTATCTTCTCGATGCCAAGCGAGGCCTGGAGGACCCCGGCAACATCCTGGCCAACTGGAACCCACGCGACGACACCCCGTGCAAATGGACCGGCGTTTCCTGCTCTCCTCCCCGCTCCCCTTCCTCCGACCGGATCGTCACCTCCATCGACCTCTCCGGCAACGGCCTCGTCGGCCCATTCCCCGCCGTTCTCTGCCGCCTACCTTACCTCGCAAACCTCTCCCTCTCCAACAATTATATCAACTCATCCCTCCCCGAGTCCGCTCTCCTCCCCTGCCCTTCTCTTTCCCACCTCGACCTATCCGAGAACAACCTCGTCGGCCCCCTCCCCGGCGCTCTCGCTGCCCTCCCCGCCCTCCTCTACCTCGACCTTTCGGGGAACAACTTCTCCGGCCGCATTCCCCCCTCCTTCGCGGCCTTCCCCCGCCTCCAACGCCTCTTCCTTTACAACAACCTTCTAACCTCCACCATCCCTTCTTTCCTCTCCAACGTCTCTACCCTCCGCGAACTCGATCTCGCTTATAACCCCTTCACTCCCGGCCCCGTTCCTGCGGAGCTCGCCAAACTCGGTTCTCTTGAACTGCTTTGGCTCGCCGGATGCAATCTCATTGGCGAGATTCCCCCCGAACTCGGCCGCCTCGCCAAGCTCACCAACTTCGACCTCTCCACCAACTCCCTATCCGGACCCATCCCGGCAAGCCTTACCCAGCTCTCCAGCGTCGTCCAGATCGAGCTTTATGGCAACTCCCTCTCCGGTCCCATCCCCTCCGGCTTCTCCAAGCTCGCCAATCTCCGCCGGATCGACGCCTCCACGAACCAGCTCGAGGGTCCTCTTCCTGAGGACATCTTTGACGCCCCTCTGCTTGACAATGTCCATTTTTCTCAGAACCACCTCACCGGGAGCATTCCCGCCGGCGTGTCTCGCGCTTCGAACCTCTCCGATCTGAAGCTCTTCCAAAACCGGCTGAACGGCTCTCTTCCTGCGGATTTCGGCAAGTACTCTCCTCTGGTGTCTCTTGATCTCTCGGACAACTTGCTCTCCGGAGGGATCCCGGCGAGCATTTGCGACGGCGGCGTGCTGCAGGAGCTCCTCTTGATCGATAACTTCTTCACAGGGAGCTTGCCACGGGGTATCGGCCAGTGCCAGACGCTCGCACGGCTCCGGCTCGCGAACAACCGGCTCTCCGGGGAGGTCCCGGCCGGGATGTGGGGCTTGCCCCATATCTCGTTTCTGGAGCTCAAAGGCAATTCCTTTTCTGGTGGGATCTCTCCGGTTATATCCAGCGCGGCGAATCTCTCGAATCTCGTCATATCCGATAACCAGTTCAGCGGCAGCATCCCATCGGAAATTGGATCTCTGTCGAAGCTATATGAGCTTTCCGCTGGGAATAACAGGTTGAGTGGCCCGCTGCCCTCGTCCCTTGGCAACTTGACGTTGCTCGGCCGGCTTGTCCTCTGCAACAATTCCCTCTCCGGGGAGTTGCTCAGAGGAATCGAATCCTGGAAAAGGCTCACTGAGCTGAACCTCTCTTATAATGGTTTCACTGGTGGAATACCGCCGGAGCTTGGCGACCTACCGGTGCTCAACTATCTCGATCTCTCAAACAACATACTCATCGGCGAGATCCCTGTCCAATTGCAGAACTTGAATCTCAACAAGTTTAACGTATCCAACAATCAGCTGTCGGGATCTCTTCCACCCCTGTTTGCCAGCCAGGTCTACCGCAATAGCTTCTTGGGCAATCCCGGCCTGTGTGACGACTTGCCGGGGTTGTGCCCTGTTACACCGGGAGGCAGGAAGGATCGCCATCTGTTCGTTTGGTTGCTCCGGTCCATCTTTATACTTGCTGCTCTGGTCTTTATTGGCGGGGTGGCATGGTTCTATTGGAGGTACCGGAGCTTCAAGAGGTTCAAGCTGGGAATTGATAAGTCTAAGTGGACGCTGACCTCGTTCCACAAGTTAGGATTCAATGAAGATGAGATCTTGGACTGCCTTGATGAAGATAATGTGATAGGCAAGGGAGCATCCGGGAAGGTATACAAGGTGGTCCTTAGCAATGGAGAGGCGGTCGCAGTGAAGAAACTCTGGGGGACATCAAAAAAGGGTGGGGAAAACGAAGATCAGATGGTCGATGATCTTTTCGAAGCGGAGGTTGCGACCCTGGGAAAGATCAGGCACAAGAACATTGTCAAGCTGTGGTGCTGCTGCACTCACAAGGACCGCAAGCTTTTGGTCTATGAATACATGCCAAATGGAAGCTTGGGGGACTTGTTGCATAGCAGCAAGGGAGGGCTTTTAGATTGGCCGACAAGGTACAAGATTGCCTTGGATGCGGCAGAGGGACTCTCTTATTTGCACCATGATTGCGTGCCACCAATTGTGCACAGAGATGTGAAGTCCAACAACATCCTGTTGGATGGGGAGTTCGGAGCGCGGGTGGCAGATTTTGGGGTTGCAAAGGCTGTCGAAGCAATCGGGAAGGGGTCGAAATCTATGTCAGGTATTGCCGGTTCGTGTGGATATATCGCCCCAG AGTATGCATACACCCTCCGGGTGAACGAGAAGAGCGATATATACAGCTTCGGTGTCGTCATTCTGGAGCTGGTGACAGGGAGGCGCCCTGTGGCTCCTGAGTTTGGGGAGAAGGACCTGGTGAAGTGGGTCTGCAGCACAGTAGATCAGAAGGGTGTGGACCATGTGATCGACCCCAAGCTTGATATGTGCTCCAAGGAGGAGATAGAAAAGGTCCTCAAAATTGGCCTCCTTTGCACCAGTCCCCTCCCTATCAACCGCCCTTCAATGAGGAGGGTAGTGAAGATGCTCCAAGAAGTGCGTGCTGACAAGCCTAAGCCGGAGAAGAGGCATGGAAAACTCTCCCCCTACTACCACGACGATGCATCATCCGATCCGGGGAGTATTATTTGA